A portion of the Streptomyces erythrochromogenes genome contains these proteins:
- a CDS encoding UBP-type zinc finger domain-containing protein codes for MDLLCTHIDQIRPVKPTAVGCEECLVAGDTWVHLRLCLSCGHVGCCDSSKNRHATRHYRTTEHPIAASHEPGEDWAWCYADQLMLDPA; via the coding sequence ATGGACCTTTTGTGCACACACATCGATCAGATACGTCCGGTGAAGCCCACCGCGGTGGGCTGCGAGGAGTGCCTCGTCGCCGGCGACACGTGGGTGCACCTGAGGCTGTGCCTGAGCTGCGGACACGTCGGGTGCTGCGACTCGTCGAAGAACCGTCACGCCACCCGGCACTACCGGACCACCGAGCACCCGATCGCGGCCTCCCACGAGCCGGGCGAGGACTGGGCCTGGTGCTACGCCGACCAGCTGATGCTGGACCCGGCATGA
- a CDS encoding MFS transporter, which produces MTSSPRRRPERRSRTLRTTPEPTPGGATAPSATGSPWRDQDFRTLFGAAALNQLGTNTGHVAVPLLALTALDAGPAQVGTLAALSTLAFLLIGLPAGAWVDRLRTRGVLVAADLARAALFASLPLAWWLDVLTLGQLYAVVLLAGCATVFSDVGSQSVLPQLVGREGLVRANTAMVTLMAAANIAGRGAGGALVAALTAPFALACSSAAYLASALRLTAIRSTPAPAPAARTPLTAQIREGLQHVLGHPELRALTLAATLNNLGGAVLGTMLPVLFVRELGLSPASLGLFWAAGGVGLLLGARLARPFAARVGYGRALLLSLTPAALLVPLLDRGPWLWLAGGAWLLTMMKIGSDNVLGVSLRQHLTPDPLMGRMNATFRFTLTGALALGSATSGLLAELTTLHTTLWTGATLLALSWTPVALSPLTRRRGVGG; this is translated from the coding sequence ATGACATCCTCGCCACGCCGGCGCCCGGAGCGCCGCTCGCGGACCCTCCGGACGACGCCCGAACCCACCCCGGGAGGCGCCACCGCCCCCTCCGCCACCGGCTCCCCCTGGCGCGATCAGGACTTCCGCACCCTCTTCGGCGCCGCCGCCCTCAACCAGCTCGGCACCAACACCGGTCACGTGGCCGTGCCCCTGCTCGCCCTCACCGCCCTCGACGCCGGCCCCGCCCAGGTCGGCACCCTCGCCGCACTCTCCACGCTCGCCTTCCTGCTGATCGGCCTGCCCGCCGGCGCCTGGGTCGACCGCCTGCGCACCCGCGGCGTCCTCGTCGCCGCCGACCTCGCCCGGGCGGCGCTCTTCGCCTCCTTACCGCTCGCGTGGTGGCTGGACGTCCTCACCCTGGGGCAGCTCTACGCCGTGGTCCTGCTGGCCGGCTGCGCCACCGTCTTCTCCGACGTCGGCTCGCAGAGCGTCCTGCCGCAGCTGGTCGGCCGGGAGGGGCTGGTACGGGCGAACACCGCCATGGTGACCCTCATGGCCGCCGCCAACATCGCCGGCCGCGGAGCCGGCGGTGCCCTCGTCGCCGCCCTCACCGCCCCGTTCGCGCTGGCCTGCTCCTCGGCGGCATACCTCGCCTCCGCGCTCCGGCTGACCGCGATCCGCTCCACCCCCGCTCCGGCGCCGGCCGCCCGAACCCCGCTCACGGCCCAGATCCGGGAGGGGCTGCAACACGTACTGGGCCACCCCGAGCTGCGCGCCCTGACGCTGGCCGCCACCCTGAACAACCTGGGCGGCGCGGTGCTGGGCACCATGCTCCCGGTGCTCTTCGTCCGCGAGCTCGGCCTGTCCCCCGCCTCGCTGGGCCTGTTCTGGGCGGCCGGCGGCGTGGGCCTGCTCCTGGGAGCCCGCCTGGCCCGTCCCTTCGCGGCGCGCGTGGGCTACGGGCGCGCCCTGCTGCTGAGCCTGACCCCGGCGGCCCTGCTGGTGCCGCTGCTCGACCGCGGCCCGTGGCTCTGGCTCGCGGGCGGCGCCTGGCTTCTGACCATGATGAAGATCGGCTCGGACAACGTCCTGGGGGTCAGCCTCCGCCAGCACCTCACCCCGGACCCCCTCATGGGCCGCATGAACGCCACCTTCCGCTTCACCCTGACCGGAGCCCTGGCCCTGGGCTCCGCCACCTCGGGCCTCCTCGCGGAACTCACCACCCTCCACACCACCCTCTGGACGGGAGCCACCCTCCTGGCCCTGTCCTGGACCCCGGTGGCACTCTCACCGCTGACGCGGCGGCGGGGGGTGGGCGGGTGA
- a CDS encoding sugar-binding transcriptional regulator codes for MSAGRSALRMGPAELVQAAAMARRFYLEGKSKIQIAEEFGVSRFKVARVLETALERDLVRIEIRVPAELDAERSDALRARYGLRHAVVVESPADATEDAPDPENLGAVAADLLGELVSEGDVLGLAWGRSTIHMAASLHRLPQCTVVQLTGVYDAGTAERGSVEAVRRAAQVSGGDAHPIYAPMLLPDPATAAALRSQTGIARAFDYFDKVTVAAVSIGSWEPGISTVHDMLTDEERAHYASLGVAAEMSAHLFDAEGRRVGRDLGERCITVEADRLRRIPEVVAIAGGLRKASAIGAVLRSGLVTSLVTDTAVADYLLTESAPGLRPALDRADPDDL; via the coding sequence ATGTCGGCGGGACGGTCAGCCCTGCGGATGGGACCCGCGGAGCTGGTGCAGGCGGCGGCCATGGCCCGCCGCTTCTACCTGGAGGGCAAGTCCAAGATCCAGATCGCCGAGGAGTTCGGCGTGAGCCGCTTCAAGGTGGCCCGGGTCCTGGAGACCGCCCTCGAACGCGACCTCGTACGGATCGAGATCCGGGTCCCGGCCGAACTCGACGCGGAGCGGTCGGACGCGCTCCGGGCCCGGTACGGGCTCCGGCACGCCGTCGTGGTGGAGTCGCCCGCCGACGCCACCGAGGACGCCCCGGACCCGGAGAACCTGGGCGCCGTCGCCGCCGACCTGCTGGGCGAACTCGTCAGCGAGGGTGACGTCCTGGGCCTCGCGTGGGGCCGGTCGACCATCCACATGGCCGCTTCCCTGCACCGTCTGCCGCAGTGCACCGTGGTCCAGCTGACCGGGGTGTACGACGCGGGGACCGCGGAGCGCGGGTCGGTCGAGGCCGTACGCAGGGCCGCGCAGGTCTCGGGCGGCGACGCGCACCCGATCTACGCGCCCATGCTGCTGCCCGACCCGGCGACCGCGGCCGCGCTGCGCAGCCAGACGGGGATCGCCCGCGCCTTCGACTACTTCGACAAGGTGACGGTCGCGGCCGTCTCCATCGGCTCGTGGGAGCCGGGCATCTCGACCGTCCACGACATGCTGACGGACGAGGAGCGGGCCCACTACGCCTCGCTGGGCGTCGCGGCCGAGATGTCCGCCCACCTCTTCGACGCCGAGGGCCGGCGGGTCGGCCGGGACCTCGGCGAGCGGTGCATCACGGTCGAGGCGGACCGGCTGCGCCGGATCCCCGAGGTCGTGGCGATTGCCGGCGGGCTGCGCAAGGCCTCCGCGATCGGCGCGGTGCTGCGGTCGGGGCTGGTGACCAGCCTGGTCACGGACACGGCGGTCGCCGACTACCTGCTGACCGAGTCGGCTCCGGGGCTGCGGCCGGCGCTGGACCGGGCCGACCCCGACGACCTGTAG
- a CDS encoding thiamine pyrophosphate-binding protein, translating to MEATPGRERLIEQFKADGLNVMFGNPGTVEQGFLDAVDAAEDFRYVLALQETVAAGIADGYARATGGAALLQLHSGVGLGNGIGMLYQSLRGHTPLVVVAGDAGVRYDAMDAQMASDLVAMARPVTKYATRVTDPRSVLRTVRRAVKIALTPPRGPVFVALPMDVLDELNSEPVLPATVPLTDVAPSPASVGRAAELLASAERPVVLVGDGVALSGAQRELVAVAELLGADVYEVDSSEVNIAASHPLRRGQTGHMFGPHSKELVADADGVLIVGTYVFPEVFPELESPFRAGAKVVHIDLNAYEIAKNHPVDLGLAADPRQALRALAGVLERQLTPQRRAAAAARLDVRTRERARTAGAAAEDDGTPMAVFLRTLAERTGGDLIVFDEALTTSPLVTRYLPAERPGDYHLTRGGSLGVGFPGAVGAKLARPDRLVVGFAGDGGSMYTYQALWTAARHGIDAKFVVCNNRKYRLLDDNIAQYWRERDIPEHGFPGSFDLSHPEIDFAGLARSLGAGGMRVEKPDEAVAAVGRMLSHPGPFLVDVQI from the coding sequence ATGGAAGCCACTCCCGGACGGGAAAGGCTGATCGAGCAGTTCAAGGCCGACGGCCTGAATGTGATGTTCGGAAATCCGGGGACGGTGGAACAGGGATTCCTCGACGCGGTGGACGCGGCGGAGGACTTCCGGTACGTCCTCGCCCTCCAGGAGACCGTGGCCGCCGGCATCGCCGACGGGTACGCCCGGGCGACCGGCGGCGCGGCCCTGCTCCAACTGCACTCCGGGGTGGGCCTCGGCAACGGCATCGGGATGCTCTACCAGTCGCTGCGCGGCCACACCCCGCTCGTCGTCGTCGCCGGCGACGCCGGGGTGCGCTACGACGCCATGGACGCGCAGATGGCGTCCGACCTGGTGGCGATGGCCAGGCCCGTGACCAAGTACGCGACCCGCGTCACCGATCCGCGGTCCGTGCTCCGCACCGTCCGGCGGGCCGTGAAGATCGCGCTCACCCCGCCCCGCGGGCCCGTGTTCGTCGCGCTGCCCATGGACGTGCTGGACGAGCTCAACTCCGAGCCCGTCCTGCCGGCCACGGTCCCGCTCACGGACGTGGCCCCCTCACCGGCGTCGGTGGGCCGGGCGGCCGAACTGCTCGCCTCCGCCGAGCGGCCGGTCGTCCTGGTCGGGGACGGGGTGGCGCTCTCCGGGGCGCAGCGCGAGCTCGTCGCCGTCGCCGAGCTGCTGGGCGCCGACGTGTACGAGGTCGACTCCTCCGAGGTGAACATCGCGGCCTCGCACCCGCTGCGGCGCGGCCAGACCGGCCACATGTTCGGCCCGCACAGCAAGGAGCTGGTCGCGGACGCCGACGGGGTGCTGATCGTCGGCACCTATGTCTTCCCGGAGGTGTTCCCCGAGCTGGAGAGCCCCTTCCGGGCCGGCGCGAAGGTCGTCCACATCGACCTGAACGCCTATGAGATCGCCAAGAACCACCCGGTGGACCTGGGCCTCGCCGCGGATCCGCGGCAGGCGCTGCGCGCGCTGGCCGGCGTACTGGAGCGGCAGCTGACCCCGCAGCGGCGGGCCGCCGCGGCCGCCCGGCTCGACGTACGGACCCGGGAGCGGGCCCGGACTGCGGGGGCGGCCGCCGAGGACGACGGCACGCCGATGGCCGTCTTCCTGCGGACCCTGGCCGAGCGCACCGGCGGGGACCTGATCGTCTTCGACGAGGCGCTGACCACCTCGCCGCTGGTCACCCGGTACCTGCCGGCGGAGCGCCCCGGCGACTACCACCTCACCCGGGGCGGTTCGCTCGGCGTGGGCTTCCCGGGGGCGGTCGGCGCCAAGCTGGCCCGCCCGGACCGGCTCGTCGTGGGCTTCGCGGGCGACGGCGGGTCCATGTACACCTACCAGGCGCTGTGGACCGCGGCCCGGCACGGCATCGACGCCAAGTTCGTCGTCTGCAACAACCGCAAGTACCGGCTGCTGGACGACAACATCGCCCAGTACTGGCGGGAGCGGGACATCCCTGAGCACGGCTTCCCGGGCTCCTTCGACCTCTCGCACCCCGAGATCGACTTCGCCGGGCTGGCCCGCTCGCTCGGCGCCGGCGGGATGCGCGTGGAGAAGCCGGACGAGGCGGTCGCCGCGGTGGGCCGGATGCTGTCCCACCCCGGACCGTTCCTCGTCGACGTGCAGATCTGA
- the rpe gene encoding ribulose-phosphate 3-epimerase, whose translation MAAQIYPSILSADFARLAEEAKAVEGADWLHVDVMDNHFVPNLTLGMPVVESLSRATDIPLDLHLMIENPDRWAPQYVEAGAGSVTFHAEAAAAPVRLAREIRAKGARASMALKPATPIEQYEDILPELDMLLIMTVEPGFGGQPFLDIMLPKIRRTRELIAKHGLELWLQVDGGVSASTIERCAEAGADVFVAGSAVYGAVDPAAAVRTLRDQAGAAIAAAPWACDH comes from the coding sequence ATGGCCGCTCAGATCTATCCCAGCATCCTGTCCGCCGACTTCGCCCGTCTCGCCGAGGAGGCGAAGGCCGTCGAGGGAGCCGACTGGCTGCATGTCGACGTCATGGACAACCACTTCGTCCCGAACCTCACTCTCGGCATGCCGGTGGTGGAGTCCCTGAGCCGTGCCACGGACATCCCGCTGGACCTGCACCTGATGATCGAGAACCCGGACCGCTGGGCCCCGCAGTACGTGGAGGCGGGCGCGGGCTCGGTCACCTTCCACGCCGAGGCCGCGGCGGCGCCCGTGCGCCTCGCGCGGGAGATCCGGGCGAAGGGGGCGCGGGCCTCCATGGCGCTCAAGCCCGCCACGCCGATCGAGCAGTACGAGGACATCCTCCCCGAGCTCGACATGCTGCTGATCATGACGGTCGAGCCGGGCTTCGGCGGCCAGCCCTTTCTCGACATCATGCTCCCCAAGATCCGCCGTACCCGGGAGCTGATCGCCAAGCACGGTCTGGAGCTGTGGCTCCAGGTCGACGGCGGGGTTTCGGCCTCGACCATCGAGCGCTGCGCCGAGGCCGGCGCGGACGTCTTCGTGGCGGGCAGCGCGGTCTACGGGGCGGTCGATCCGGCGGCCGCCGTCCGCACGCTGCGTGACCAGGCGGGTGCGGCGATCGCGGCGGCGCCGTGGGCTTGCGACCACTGA
- a CDS encoding FAD-dependent oxidoreductase, with amino-acid sequence MSTARESSPAPASSASPASSAAAASSAAAAERAESRKPVILAVDDDPQVLRAVRRDLRSAYGDRYRVLGASSAADALKILDSLDERGHDPALFLVDQRMPDVTGVEFLLEAVSRFPDARRVLLTAYAETDAAITAINRVRLDYYLLKPWDPPHERLFPVLDDLLSDWLATYRPAYDGIIVAGHLVSPGTHAVRDFFTRNGQPFRFLNVERDPEALTLIAAQPDGALPLVRFPDGAVLSAPTDAQLAQRLGLATTASRPHYECVIVGAGPAGLAAGVYSASEGLSTLMLDSRAPGGQAGTSSLIENYLGFPSGLSGGDLTRRATIQASRFGAEILHPVEVVSLTRDDPAKILTLADGTEISAETVLLATGVSYNRLDAPGADRFEGAGLYYGAATTESSACISQHVFIVGGANSAGQAAVHFAKYAARVTILVRASSLDASMSRYLIDEIERTPNIEVKVRTTVVRLDGEEHLERLTLHDAETGRDTEIPARFMFTFIGARPHTDWLAGVVERDEYGFVLTGSDLIANGGELPAEWSLERAPYPLETSVPGVFAAGDVRAHSVKRVASGVGEGAMAVSLIHRYRSMG; translated from the coding sequence ATGAGCACGGCCCGGGAGAGCTCCCCCGCACCCGCCTCGTCCGCCTCCCCGGCCTCGTCCGCGGCCGCCGCCTCGTCCGCTGCCGCCGCCGAGCGCGCGGAGAGCCGCAAGCCGGTGATCCTGGCCGTCGACGACGACCCGCAGGTGCTGCGCGCCGTCCGCCGCGACCTGCGCAGCGCCTACGGCGACCGCTACCGGGTCCTCGGCGCCTCCTCGGCCGCCGACGCCCTGAAGATCCTCGACTCCCTCGACGAGCGCGGCCACGACCCGGCGCTGTTCCTCGTGGACCAGCGCATGCCGGACGTGACCGGCGTGGAGTTCCTGCTGGAGGCCGTCAGCCGCTTCCCGGACGCCCGCCGGGTGCTGCTGACCGCGTACGCCGAGACCGACGCGGCGATCACCGCGATCAACCGGGTCCGGCTGGACTACTACCTGCTCAAGCCGTGGGACCCCCCGCACGAGCGGCTCTTCCCCGTCCTGGACGACCTGCTCTCGGACTGGCTGGCGACCTACCGCCCCGCCTACGACGGGATCATCGTCGCCGGCCACCTGGTCTCCCCCGGCACCCACGCCGTACGGGACTTCTTCACCCGCAACGGCCAGCCGTTCCGCTTCCTCAACGTCGAGCGGGACCCCGAGGCGCTGACCCTCATCGCCGCCCAGCCCGACGGCGCCCTGCCCCTGGTCCGCTTCCCGGACGGGGCGGTGCTCTCGGCACCGACCGACGCACAGCTCGCCCAGCGCCTGGGCCTGGCCACCACCGCCTCGCGCCCGCACTACGAGTGCGTCATCGTCGGCGCGGGCCCGGCGGGCCTCGCGGCCGGCGTCTACTCGGCCTCCGAGGGCCTGTCGACGCTGATGCTGGACTCCCGCGCCCCCGGCGGCCAGGCCGGCACCTCCAGCCTGATCGAGAACTACCTCGGCTTCCCCTCGGGCCTCTCGGGCGGCGACCTGACGCGCCGGGCGACCATCCAGGCCTCCCGGTTCGGCGCCGAGATCCTGCACCCGGTGGAGGTGGTCTCGCTGACCCGCGACGACCCGGCGAAGATCCTGACCCTCGCCGACGGCACGGAGATCTCCGCCGAGACGGTCCTGCTGGCGACCGGGGTCTCGTACAACCGGCTCGACGCTCCGGGCGCCGACCGCTTCGAGGGCGCCGGCCTCTACTACGGCGCGGCGACCACCGAGAGCTCGGCCTGCATCTCCCAGCACGTGTTCATCGTCGGCGGGGCCAACTCGGCCGGGCAGGCCGCCGTGCACTTCGCCAAGTACGCCGCCCGCGTGACCATCCTGGTCCGCGCGTCCTCCCTGGACGCGAGCATGTCCCGCTACCTCATCGACGAGATCGAGCGCACCCCGAACATCGAGGTCAAGGTGCGCACCACGGTGGTCCGGCTGGACGGCGAGGAACACCTCGAACGGCTGACCCTCCACGACGCGGAGACGGGCCGGGACACCGAGATCCCGGCGCGTTTCATGTTCACCTTCATCGGGGCCCGCCCGCACACCGACTGGCTCGCGGGCGTCGTCGAGCGCGACGAGTACGGCTTCGTCCTCACCGGCTCGGACCTGATCGCGAACGGCGGCGAGCTCCCCGCCGAATGGAGCCTGGAGCGCGCCCCCTACCCCCTGGAGACGAGCGTGCCCGGGGTCTTCGCGGCGGGCGACGTCCGCGCCCACTCGGTCAAGCGGGTGGCGTCGGGCGTGGGCGAGGGGGCGATGGCCGTCTCGCTGATCCACCGCTACCGCTCGATGGGCTGA
- a CDS encoding nuclear transport factor 2 family protein produces the protein MTEVTRERVREAYAALGSGDRARILEYYSEDLRWLVPGNHPLAGWYESLDAFLELMGQTHKLTGGTFRMDLEAVLVGEDCSADVCRNVALRAGAADASGSPYERMDYPVFHFMRWQGGRIVEGRDGLFGDSATAFSQFWAPFAPDGTRRDR, from the coding sequence ATGACCGAAGTGACACGGGAGCGGGTACGGGAGGCCTACGCCGCCCTCGGCTCCGGCGACCGGGCGCGGATCCTGGAGTACTACTCCGAGGACCTGCGCTGGCTGGTGCCGGGCAACCACCCCCTGGCCGGCTGGTACGAGAGCCTGGACGCCTTCCTGGAGCTGATGGGGCAGACCCACAAGCTCACGGGCGGCACCTTCCGGATGGACCTGGAGGCGGTGCTGGTCGGCGAGGACTGCTCGGCGGACGTGTGCCGCAACGTCGCCCTGCGGGCCGGCGCCGCCGACGCGAGCGGGTCCCCGTACGAGCGGATGGACTACCCGGTCTTCCACTTCATGCGGTGGCAGGGCGGCCGGATCGTCGAGGGCCGCGACGGGCTCTTCGGGGACTCGGCGACCGCCTTCAGCCAGTTCTGGGCGCCGTTCGCGCCGGACGGAACCCGCAGGGACCGATAG
- a CDS encoding CarD family transcriptional regulator yields the protein MTKSAVPRRHLPSSPFKAPVEQPIRQFSVGDRVTHDEHGLGRVVGIEEGIAVLVDFGSVQKRILSPYSKMAAL from the coding sequence ATGACAAAATCAGCAGTTCCTCGCCGCCATTTGCCGTCCAGCCCGTTCAAAGCCCCCGTGGAGCAGCCCATCCGGCAGTTCAGCGTCGGCGATCGGGTCACTCACGACGAGCACGGCCTCGGCCGTGTCGTCGGAATCGAGGAGGGGATCGCCGTTCTCGTCGACTTCGGTTCGGTCCAGAAGCGCATCCTGAGTCCCTACAGCAAGATGGCCGCGCTCTGA
- a CDS encoding putative quinol monooxygenase: MTTTVEYIRYRIALDDQQAFEDAYARAAESLAASPECIDYELARCEEEKERYILRIRWTSIEAHLGGFRKGEQFPAFFAAIRPYVNAIEEMQHYLVTGVVGTGKGAGQR; the protein is encoded by the coding sequence ATGACGACCACCGTCGAATACATCCGCTACCGGATCGCATTGGACGACCAGCAGGCCTTCGAGGACGCGTACGCCCGGGCGGCCGAGTCCCTGGCCGCCTCGCCCGAGTGCATCGACTACGAACTCGCCCGGTGCGAGGAGGAGAAGGAGCGCTACATCCTCCGGATCCGCTGGACCTCGATCGAGGCCCACCTGGGCGGCTTCCGCAAGGGGGAGCAGTTCCCGGCCTTCTTCGCCGCGATCCGCCCGTACGTGAACGCCATCGAGGAGATGCAGCACTACCTCGTGACGGGCGTCGTGGGCACGGGAAAGGGCGCCGGACAGCGATGA
- a CDS encoding group II truncated hemoglobin, with amino-acid sequence MSTTPTIYEWMGGAEAMNRLTDAFYAHALQDEILAPVFAGMDSEHPQHVAVWLSEVFGGPADYTDHHGGHQHMATKHLGRAITEKQRRRWVDLLMDTADEVGLPTDPEFRGVFAYYIEWGTRMALIYSGPNPPPVDAAKIPVWSWGQTPPWIPKTD; translated from the coding sequence ATGAGCACCACACCCACCATCTACGAGTGGATGGGCGGGGCGGAGGCGATGAACCGCCTCACCGACGCCTTCTACGCCCACGCCCTACAGGACGAGATCCTGGCACCGGTCTTCGCGGGCATGGACTCGGAGCACCCGCAGCACGTCGCGGTCTGGCTGTCGGAGGTCTTCGGCGGCCCGGCGGACTACACCGACCACCACGGCGGCCACCAGCACATGGCCACCAAGCACCTGGGCCGGGCGATCACCGAGAAGCAGCGCCGCCGCTGGGTGGACCTGCTCATGGACACGGCCGACGAGGTGGGCCTCCCGACGGACCCGGAGTTCCGCGGGGTCTTCGCCTACTACATCGAGTGGGGCACCCGCATGGCCCTGATCTACTCGGGCCCCAACCCGCCGCCCGTCGACGCGGCCAAGATCCCGGTCTGGTCCTGGGGCCAGACCCCGCCCTGGATCCCGAAGACGGACTGA
- a CDS encoding barstar family protein → MTLHPQPLAPALAAAEAAGWTTVRLDLDGVRGKAGLMRRCGEALRLPEWFGGNWDALADVLQDLSWLPDAGAAAGRLVAVTSWSGYAGARPSEWETFVEVLEEAVDFWREQEPGLTVVLAEPVPERGPAAGVPSRAPRLRRRRG, encoded by the coding sequence ATGACCCTGCATCCGCAGCCGCTCGCCCCTGCGCTCGCCGCCGCCGAGGCCGCGGGCTGGACGACCGTACGGCTGGACCTGGACGGCGTACGGGGCAAGGCGGGGCTGATGAGGCGGTGCGGGGAGGCCTTGCGGCTGCCGGAGTGGTTCGGCGGGAACTGGGACGCGCTGGCCGATGTCCTGCAGGACCTGTCCTGGTTGCCGGATGCCGGGGCGGCGGCGGGGCGGCTGGTCGCCGTCACGTCCTGGAGCGGGTACGCCGGGGCGAGGCCTTCGGAGTGGGAGACGTTCGTGGAGGTGCTCGAAGAGGCCGTGGACTTCTGGCGGGAGCAGGAGCCGGGGCTCACCGTGGTGCTGGCGGAGCCCGTGCCCGAGCGCGGGCCGGCTGCCGGGGTTCCGTCCCGGGCCCCGCGCCTCAGACGCCGGCGGGGCTGA
- a CDS encoding type 1 glutamine amidotransferase domain-containing protein, producing MSRKILVIVSEHGYWAEELIGPVSKFDERGYEVIFATPTGKRAHALPPSLDANYVDPPLGRSVTTEENARLGREFEQSSRLDSPLDIEAWVPERPYTSDAAYLPKLEQYHRDLDTLDADIAGYDAILIVGGSGPIADLANNERVHALILAFRKAGKVVAAECYGVACLAFARDWDDRKSIIWGKHVTGHCKEYDYKDGTGFLGTDFNMGPPPYPLEYILRDATGPRGAYHGNFGKPVSVIVDFPFVTGRSTPDSYLTGQKIVEVLEDGLTRFGW from the coding sequence GTGAGCAGAAAGATTCTGGTCATTGTCTCCGAACACGGTTACTGGGCCGAAGAACTGATAGGCCCCGTCTCGAAGTTCGACGAGCGGGGTTACGAGGTCATATTCGCCACGCCGACCGGAAAGCGTGCACACGCTCTTCCGCCGAGCCTCGACGCGAACTACGTCGACCCCCCGCTCGGCCGCTCGGTGACCACCGAGGAGAACGCCCGGCTGGGGCGGGAGTTCGAGCAGTCGAGCCGGCTGGACTCGCCGCTCGACATCGAGGCGTGGGTGCCCGAGCGCCCGTACACGAGCGACGCGGCCTACCTGCCCAAGCTGGAGCAGTACCACCGCGATCTCGACACACTCGACGCCGACATCGCCGGATACGACGCGATCCTCATCGTCGGCGGCAGCGGACCGATCGCCGACCTCGCCAACAACGAGCGCGTGCACGCCCTGATCCTGGCCTTCCGGAAGGCCGGCAAGGTCGTGGCCGCCGAGTGCTACGGGGTCGCCTGCCTGGCCTTCGCCCGGGACTGGGACGACCGCAAGAGCATCATCTGGGGCAAGCACGTGACCGGCCACTGCAAGGAGTACGACTACAAGGACGGCACCGGATTCCTCGGTACCGACTTCAACATGGGCCCGCCGCCGTATCCGCTGGAGTACATCCTGCGCGACGCGACGGGACCGCGCGGCGCGTACCACGGGAACTTCGGCAAGCCGGTCTCGGTGATCGTGGACTTCCCCTTCGTCACGGGACGTTCCACCCCCGACTCCTATCTGACGGGGCAGAAGATCGTGGAAGTCCTGGAGGACGGGCTCACCCGGTTCGGCTGGTAA
- a CDS encoding nuclear transport factor 2 family protein: protein MPAERQLTEDAIRSFAENWYVALDQHVGLADVLALITEDLEFKVPEDTFLGHEGFGRWYEAVTHRFFDEVHTVTKVEPVIEGDRAVVRVLVNWQAKIWDPPAARSQWLGFDADQTWTVVAGPDGPLIKQYTVNDLAPMPGSGSL from the coding sequence ATGCCCGCCGAGCGGCAGCTGACCGAGGACGCGATCCGCAGTTTCGCCGAGAACTGGTACGTGGCGCTGGACCAGCACGTGGGCCTGGCCGATGTGCTCGCCCTGATCACCGAGGACCTGGAGTTCAAGGTCCCCGAGGACACCTTCCTCGGACACGAGGGGTTCGGCCGCTGGTACGAGGCCGTCACCCACCGCTTCTTCGACGAGGTGCACACGGTCACGAAGGTGGAGCCCGTCATCGAGGGCGACCGCGCCGTCGTCCGGGTCCTCGTCAACTGGCAGGCCAAGATCTGGGACCCGCCCGCCGCCCGCAGCCAGTGGCTGGGCTTCGACGCCGACCAGACCTGGACCGTGGTCGCCGGCCCCGACGGACCGCTGATCAAGCAGTACACCGTCAACGACCTGGCCCCGATGCCCGGTTCCGGCTCCCTGTGA
- a CDS encoding ribonuclease domain-containing protein has protein sequence MIFRNVPRWLLCSLGAVFLCVALVATAGCGAQKPGPAVASGSAELSAAPSAAPDAVPGWARGMAVVRADALPRQAQDVLALIDKGGPYPYRQDGTAFGNFEKVLPRQKRGYYHEFTVRTPGERDRGARRIVTGEGGEFYYTDDHYQTFKAVLR, from the coding sequence ATGATCTTCCGGAACGTGCCCCGATGGTTGCTGTGTTCACTGGGGGCCGTGTTCCTCTGTGTCGCGCTCGTCGCGACGGCGGGCTGTGGTGCGCAGAAACCCGGCCCCGCCGTCGCCAGCGGCAGCGCCGAGCTCAGTGCGGCTCCCAGCGCCGCACCCGATGCGGTTCCGGGCTGGGCGCGGGGGATGGCCGTCGTGCGCGCCGATGCGCTGCCGCGGCAGGCGCAGGACGTCCTCGCGCTGATCGACAAGGGCGGCCCGTACCCGTACCGGCAGGACGGCACCGCCTTCGGGAACTTCGAGAAGGTCCTGCCGCGCCAGAAGCGCGGCTACTACCACGAGTTCACGGTGCGCACGCCGGGGGAGCGGGACCGCGGGGCCCGGCGGATCGTGACGGGTGAGGGCGGGGAGTTCTACTACACGGACGACCACTACCAGACCTTCAAGGCGGTTCTCCGATGA